In one Gallus gallus isolate bGalGal1 chromosome 20, bGalGal1.mat.broiler.GRCg7b, whole genome shotgun sequence genomic region, the following are encoded:
- the LOC428144 gene encoding thyrotropin-releasing hormone receptor: MENGSASPGATLGNQTLGRMPRQPLELQVVTILLVLLVCGVGIAGNAMVVLVVLRTKHMVTPTNCYLVSLAVADLLVLLVAGLPNISEVVASWVYGYAGCLCITYLQYLGINISAWSITAFTVERYIAICHAIRAQLLCTVARAKRIISSLWIFTSVYCLVWFFLVDTSQVTFSDGEQVSCGYRVSRSLYMPIYFLDFAVFYVIPLGLAAVLYGLIARILYMSPLPAAPQHALGSAHRGGSLQQSCQGSRGTLSSRKQVTKMLAVVVVLFALLWLPYRTLVVVNSFVDPPYLNIWFLLFCRMCIYLNSAINPIIYSLMSQRFRAAFRKLCRCGWKSTEVPTPRSVPVLYSRAKDGSQGSSEHGTHQDDLNGPPAPVRSRAAMHTPGP; encoded by the exons ATGGAGAATGGTTCAGCCAGCCCCGGAGCCACGCTGGGCAACCAAACATTGGGCAGGATGCCCCGACAGCCCCTGGAGCTCCAGGTGGTCACCatcctgctggtgctgctcgTCTGCGGGGTGGGCATAGCAGGCAATGCCatggtggtgctggtggtgctgcgCACCAAGCACATGGTGACCCCCACCAACTGCTACCTGGTGAGCCTGGCTGTGGCCGATCTGCTGGTACTGCTGGTGGCTGGGCTGCCCAACATCTCCGAAGTGGTGGCTTCCTGGGTGTACGGCTACGCCGGCTGCCTCTGCATCACCTACCTGCAGTACCTGGGCATCAACATCTCCGCCTGGTCCATCACCGCCTTCACAGTGGAGCGCTACATTGCAATCTGCCATGCCATCAGGGCACAGCTCCTGTGCACCGTGGCCCGCGCCAAGCGCATCATCTCCTCACTGTGGATCTTCACCTCCGTCTATTGCCTCGTGTGGTTCTTCTTAGTGGACACGTCCCAGGTCACGTTCTCAGATGGGGAACAAGTCAGCTGCGGCTACCGCGTCTCCAGAAGCCTTTACATGCCCATTTATTTCTTGGATTTTGCTGTCTTCTACGTCATCCCGCTGGGTCTTGCAGCCGTCCTCTATGGCCTCATTGCACGCATTCTATACATGAGCCCCCTGCCCGCTGCCCCTCAGCATGCCCTGGGCTCAGCACATCGGGGCGGCTCCCTCCAGCAGTCCTGCCAGGGCAGCAGGGGGACCCTGAGCTCCCGCAAGCAG GTGACCAAGATGCTGGCTGTCGTGGTGGTCCTCTTCGCCCTTCTGTGGCTGCCGTACCGCACACTGGTGGTGGTGAACTCCTTCGTGGACCCTCCGTACCTCAACATTTGGTTCCTCCTCTTCTGCCGGATGTGCATCTACCTGAACAGTGCCATCAACCCCATCATCTACAGCCTGATGTCGCAGAGATTCAGAGCTGCCTTCAGGAAGCTCTGCAGGTGCGGATGGAAGAGCACGGAGGTGCCCACACCACGCAGCGTCCCGGTGCTCTATAGCAGAGCAAAGGATGGCTCTCAGGGCAGCTCCGAGCACGGCACCCACCAGGATGACCTGAATGGTCCCCCTGCACCTGTGAGAAGCAGGGCTGCCATGCACACACCGGGACCCTGA